In the genome of Populus trichocarpa isolate Nisqually-1 chromosome 6, P.trichocarpa_v4.1, whole genome shotgun sequence, one region contains:
- the LOC7484624 gene encoding disease resistance protein RPV1 codes for MAAGKYQESYSSRFPNCKYQVFLSFRGKDTRKNFTDHLYTALVQAGIHTFRDGNEIWRGENIDVELQKAIQQSKISIIVFSKDYASSRWCLDELVMIMERKRNADCIVLPVFYDVDPSQVGRQTGSFSAAFVEHEKSFNEEIERVNGWTIALKEVADLAGMVLGDGYEAPFVQSIVEKVLKNLDQKMFHVPPHFIGRDPLVQDINSWLQDGSHGAAIALLYGIGGVGKTAIAKSVYNQNFYKFEGKSFLSNFRSKDIVCLQRQLLSDILKKTVDEINDEDEGILKIKDALCCRRTLIVLDDVHKRDQFNKIVGMQNWLCKGSKIIVTTRNKGLFLANDIKWFDCKVKLLDIEKSLELFSWNAFGQADPVDGFVEDSLRIVHHCNRLPLALRVIGSSLSGKGREIWERALQQMEVIPNFEVQKVLRISYDFLDGDYPKNLFLDIACFFNGIDVDDAVRILDGIDKGARFGIDNLINRCLVEINIDKRLWMHQLVRHMGREIARQESHKCQRIWCHEEAFTVLKGTTDAEKLRGLTLDMHALMKDNNAEVVCTSSIFCRKRHRLNFFQRWLSYVSDDGKLQTGQTSLFPIFSTDAFRKMPNVKFLQLNYTKFYGSFEHFPKNLILLFWHGFSSRCIPNHVCLEKLVVLDLSKSCLVDAWKGKPFFPKLKILDLRHSHDLIRTPDFS; via the exons ATGGCTGCTGGGAAGTATCAAGAATCCTACTCCTCACGGTTTCCTAATTGTAAATATCaagtgttcttgagttttagaggtAAAGACACCCGCAAGAACTTTACCGATCACCTCTACACGGCCCTGGTTCAAGCAGGGATTCACACATTTAGAGATGGTAATGAAATTTGGAGAGGAGAGAATATAGATGTCGAGCTCCAGAAGGCAATACAACAATCAAAAATATCGATAATCGTGTTCTCCAAAGACTATGCTTCGTCGAGATGGTGCCTCGATGAACTTGTAATGATCATGGAACGTAAGAGGAATGCTGACTGCATAGTTTTGCCAGTATTCTATGACGTGGATCCATCCCAAGTCGGACGTCAAACAGGGAGCTTCTCTGCAGCATTTGTGGAACATGAAAAGAGCTTCAACGAGGAGATAGAGCGGGTGAATGGGTGGACGATTGCTTTAAAGGAAGTGGCTGATTTAGCTGGAATGGTTTTAGGAGATGG GTACGAGGCACCGTTTGTCCAATCTATTGTGGAGAAGGTTTTAAAGAATTTGGATCAAAAAATGTTTCATGTACCCCCTCatttcattggaagagatcCTCTAGTTCAAGATATCAACTCATGGTTGCAAGATGGATCCCATGGTGCTGCCATTGCTTTACTCTATGGAATTGGTGGAGTTGGAAAGACAGCCATAGCTAAGAGTGTTTATAACCAGaacttttataaatttgaaggaaagagcTTCCTATCAAATTTTAGATCAAAGGATATAGTTTGCTTACAGAGACAACTTCTTTCCGACATCCTAAAAAAGACTGTTGATGAGataaatgatgaagatgaaggaaTTCTGAAGATTAAAGATGCCTTATGTTGCAGAAGAACTCTTATTGTTCTAGATGATGTGCACAAAAGGGACCAATTCAATAAAATCGTTGGCATGCAAAATTGGCTTTGTAAAGGAAGTAAAATAATTGTAACAACTAGAAACAAGGGTCTGTTTTTAGCTAATGATATTAAGTGGTTCGATTGCAAAGTTAAACTGCTAGATATTGAAAAATCACTTGAGCTTTTCAGTTGGAATGCCTTTGGACAAGCTGACCCTGTTGATGGTTTTGTAGAAGACTCTTTGAGAATAGTACATCATTGTAATAGACTTCCATTAGCTCTTCGAGTTATTGGCTCTTCATTGTccggaaaaggaagagaaatatgGGAAAGAGCATTACAACAAATGGAAGTGATTCCtaattttgaagttcaaaaggTTCTTCGAATAAGTTACGACTTTCTTGATGGTGATTATCCGAAGAACTTATTCCTTGATATCGCATGTTTCTTCAATGGAATAGATGTGGATGATGCGGTTAGGATATTGGATGGGATCGATAAAGGTGCAAGATTTGGGATTGACAATCTCATCAATAGATGTCTTGTTGAAATCAACATTGATAAAAGGTTGTGGATGCATCAACTAGTAAGACATATGGGAAGGGAAATTGCTCGTCAAGAATCACAcaaatgtcaaagaatatgGTGTCACGAGGAAGCTTTTACCGTTTTGAAAGGAACTACT GATGCTGAAAAATTGCGTGGCCTTACCCTTGATATGCATGCATTGATGAAAGATAATAATGCAGAGGTTGTTTGTACCAGTTCAATTTTTTGCCGCAAGCGTCATAGGCTTAACTTCTTTCAACGATGGCTTTCTTACGTTTCCGATGACGGAAAATTACAAACAGGCCAAACAAGTTTGTTTCCCATCTTCAGCACGGATGCTTTTAGAAAGATGCCAAATGTAAAATTTCTCCAACTAAATTACACGAAGTTCTATGGAAGTTTTGAGCACTTCCCTAagaatttgatattgttattctGGCATGGATTCTCTTCGAGATGCATACCAAATCACGTATGCTTGGAGAAGCTGGTGGTTCTTGATCTATCTAAAAGCTGTCTAGTTGATGCTTGGAAAGGCAAACCG ttttttccaaaattgaaaattcttgatCTCCGTCACTCTCATGATCTCATTAGAACCCCAGACTTCTCGTGA